The following are from one region of the Bradyrhizobium septentrionale genome:
- the dhaM gene encoding dihydroxyacetone kinase phosphoryl donor subunit DhaM → MTDTVGIVIVSHSLDIAKGTADMVRQMVGSEVKVAFCGGNPDGGLGTSVPLIIDAINDAWSSKGVAVLVDLGGAETNSEMAVEMLEPARRDLVVVCNAPIVEGAVMAATEAAGGSSLAQVKAVAEELSAD, encoded by the coding sequence ATGACCGACACCGTGGGGATCGTGATCGTCTCCCATTCCCTGGATATCGCCAAGGGAACCGCCGACATGGTGCGGCAGATGGTCGGCAGCGAGGTCAAGGTCGCCTTCTGCGGCGGCAATCCCGACGGTGGTCTCGGCACCAGCGTGCCGCTGATCATCGACGCCATCAACGACGCCTGGTCGTCGAAGGGCGTTGCCGTGCTGGTTGACCTCGGCGGCGCCGAGACCAACAGCGAAATGGCGGTCGAGATGCTGGAGCCGGCGCGGCGTGATCTCGTTGTCGTCTGCAACGCGCCGATCGTCGAGGGCGCCGTTATGGCGGCGACGGAAGCTGCGGGCGGCAGCTCGCTGGCCCAGGTCAAGGCCGTGGCCGAGGAACTCTCTGCCGACTGA
- a CDS encoding ABC transporter ATP-binding protein gives MADVSLRNISKRFGAVEAVRDLSLTVGDGEFLVLLGPSGAGKTTTLRLITGLESPDAGSVMIDGRDVTHDPPGARDIAFVFQQYSLYPHLSVYDNLAFPLRSPARRVPEPLIRKRVEQTAELLHIASKLNNRATRLSGGEMQRVAIGRALVRDPSIYLMDEPLSSLDAKLRAELRLELKRIQLELGATILYVTHDQVEAMTMASRIGVIKDGRLLQLGTPREIYENPSSSYVASRLGTPQINFLPARLLSDVAMPPETETVGIRTEHLQIATRNGGQMIGRVHRVEHLGEQNHVHLDYKGETLVTLADPHQPLRAGQEVELQLVRPLCFDRAGQRVGAMVQ, from the coding sequence ATGGCTGACGTCAGCTTGCGCAACATCAGCAAGCGCTTCGGCGCGGTGGAGGCGGTGCGCGACCTCTCGCTGACGGTGGGCGACGGCGAATTCCTCGTCCTGCTCGGGCCGAGCGGCGCCGGCAAGACCACGACGCTGCGGCTGATCACGGGGCTCGAGAGTCCCGACGCCGGCTCGGTCATGATCGACGGGCGCGACGTGACGCATGATCCGCCGGGTGCGCGGGACATCGCGTTCGTGTTCCAGCAATATTCGCTGTATCCGCATTTGTCGGTCTATGACAATTTGGCGTTCCCGCTGCGCTCTCCTGCGCGGCGCGTGCCGGAGCCGTTGATCCGCAAGCGCGTCGAGCAGACCGCGGAGCTCTTGCATATCGCCAGCAAGCTGAACAATCGCGCCACCCGCCTGTCCGGCGGCGAGATGCAGCGGGTCGCGATCGGCCGCGCGCTGGTGCGCGATCCCTCGATCTATCTGATGGACGAGCCGCTGTCGTCGCTGGATGCAAAGCTTCGCGCCGAGCTTCGGCTCGAGCTGAAGCGGATCCAGCTCGAACTCGGCGCCACCATCCTGTACGTGACCCACGACCAGGTCGAAGCCATGACGATGGCATCAAGGATCGGCGTGATCAAGGATGGCCGATTGCTTCAGCTTGGCACGCCGAGGGAGATCTACGAAAATCCCTCCTCGAGCTACGTCGCTTCTCGGCTCGGGACGCCGCAGATCAATTTCTTGCCCGCGCGGCTGCTGTCCGATGTGGCGATGCCGCCGGAAACCGAGACGGTCGGCATCCGCACCGAGCACCTGCAGATCGCCACGCGCAATGGCGGGCAGATGATCGGGCGGGTGCATCGGGTCGAGCACCTCGGCGAGCAGAATCACGTTCACCTGGACTATAAGGGCGAAACGCTGGTGACGCTGGCGGATCCGCATCAGCCGCTGCGGGCCGGTCAGGAGGTCGAATTGCAACTGGTGCGTCCGCTGTGTTTCGACCGTGCCGGGCAGCGCGTCGGCGCGATGGTTCAATAG
- the dhaL gene encoding dihydroxyacetone kinase subunit DhaL, producing MSVQSETFKSLLKAAAEQVIASAPELTSLDQAIGDGDHGTNMKRGFEAVLGKLDAISAQPLDEAFKTIGKTLVMTVGGASGPLYGSFFLAAGEALSHDKHLPDDLADVFGSGVNAVSARGRSQAGEKTMLDVLVPVLETLKTGAGQPDLIARVRSTAAEAVERTAPMQATKGRASFLGARSVGHVDPGARSSCLLLHAVCSSLEARQ from the coding sequence ATGTCGGTGCAGTCAGAGACGTTCAAGTCGCTGCTCAAGGCCGCCGCCGAGCAAGTCATCGCCAGCGCGCCGGAGCTCACGAGCCTGGACCAGGCGATCGGTGACGGCGACCACGGGACCAACATGAAGCGCGGCTTCGAAGCCGTGCTCGGCAAGCTCGATGCCATCTCGGCGCAGCCGCTCGACGAGGCGTTCAAGACGATCGGCAAGACCCTGGTCATGACGGTCGGCGGCGCCTCCGGCCCGCTCTACGGCAGCTTCTTTCTTGCCGCGGGAGAGGCGTTGTCGCACGACAAGCACCTGCCTGACGATCTCGCCGACGTGTTCGGCAGCGGCGTGAACGCGGTGAGCGCGCGCGGCCGCTCGCAGGCCGGCGAGAAGACGATGCTCGATGTGCTCGTTCCGGTGCTGGAGACGCTGAAAACAGGCGCCGGCCAGCCCGATCTGATCGCGCGGGTGCGCAGCACCGCGGCTGAAGCGGTCGAGCGGACGGCGCCGATGCAAGCCACCAAGGGGCGGGCGTCGTTCCTCGGCGCGCGCAGCGTCGGCCATGTCGATCCCGGGGCGCGGTCGAGCTGTTTGCTGCTGCACGCTGTGTGCTCCAGCCTGGAGGCGCGGCAATGA
- a CDS encoding SDR family oxidoreductase: MTAKPLVAVTGASSGIGEATARAFSATGHPVLLMARRIERLEALRLPNSVCRKVDVRDRAMLAAAVRDAEARFGPVDMMFANAGIARLGDVGKQDPADWDEMIAINVNGVMNSVHAVMSGMMDRRHGTLVMMSSIAGRKVYPDHTVYCGTKYFVHGVSESLREYLSAYDVRVIVISPGIIETEVLDGVKDPVTRASYDANKAAIGGGIGAEHVADLILDAYNLPQKALVQEICITPTRQKY, from the coding sequence ATGACCGCAAAGCCGCTTGTCGCCGTGACCGGGGCGAGCTCCGGCATCGGAGAAGCGACCGCCCGCGCCTTCTCCGCGACCGGCCACCCCGTGCTGCTGATGGCGCGCCGGATCGAACGGCTGGAGGCGCTGCGTCTGCCCAATTCGGTCTGTCGCAAGGTGGACGTGCGTGATCGCGCGATGCTCGCCGCGGCGGTACGTGACGCCGAAGCAAGGTTCGGCCCGGTGGACATGATGTTCGCCAATGCCGGCATCGCAAGGCTCGGTGACGTCGGCAAGCAGGACCCCGCCGACTGGGACGAAATGATCGCCATCAACGTCAACGGTGTCATGAACAGCGTACATGCCGTCATGTCGGGCATGATGGACCGTCGCCACGGTACGCTTGTCATGATGAGTTCGATCGCTGGGCGCAAGGTCTATCCCGATCACACGGTCTATTGCGGGACCAAATATTTCGTCCACGGCGTCTCCGAGAGCCTTCGCGAATATCTGTCCGCCTACGATGTTCGCGTGATCGTCATTTCGCCCGGCATCATCGAGACCGAGGTCCTGGATGGCGTGAAGGACCCGGTGACACGTGCGAGCTATGACGCAAACAAGGCGGCGATCGGCGGCGGCATCGGGGCCGAGCACGTCGCCGACCTGATCCTCGACGCCTACAACCTTCCGCAAAAGGCGCTGGTGCAGGAGATCTGCATCACGCCGACTCGACAAAAATACTGA
- the dhaK gene encoding dihydroxyacetone kinase subunit DhaK yields MKKFINAVDNVLAESLDGFASAHADLVMLGAERKFVRRRELNPKKVALVSGGGSGHEPLHAGFVGYGMLDAACPGQVFTSPTPDQIVEAAQAVAGDAGVLFIVKNYAGDRMNFEMAAEIAEGRTATIVTDDDVAVEKSTYSIGRRGVAGTLIVEKIVGAAAEKGADLASCVALGERVNAQTRSMGVALTSCTVPAAGTPTFALGEDEMEMGVGIHGEPGRRRVKLAAADAIAAEMTTAIAEDLGARAGAEALLLVNGFGGTPTIELYLMYNAARRMLESRGLRIARSLVGSYATSLDMAGCSLTVSLLDAETAALWDAPVRTAALRW; encoded by the coding sequence ATGAAGAAGTTCATCAATGCGGTCGACAACGTTCTCGCCGAGAGCCTCGACGGCTTTGCGAGCGCGCACGCCGACCTCGTCATGCTCGGGGCCGAGCGGAAATTCGTCCGTCGCCGCGAGCTGAACCCGAAGAAAGTTGCGCTGGTGTCGGGGGGCGGCAGTGGACATGAGCCGCTGCATGCCGGCTTCGTCGGCTACGGCATGCTCGACGCCGCCTGTCCCGGGCAGGTGTTCACCTCGCCGACGCCGGACCAGATCGTCGAGGCGGCCCAGGCGGTCGCGGGCGACGCCGGCGTCCTGTTCATCGTCAAGAACTATGCCGGCGACCGCATGAACTTCGAGATGGCGGCCGAGATCGCCGAGGGCCGCACCGCGACCATCGTGACCGACGACGACGTGGCGGTCGAGAAGTCGACTTACAGTATCGGGCGCCGCGGCGTCGCCGGCACGTTGATCGTCGAGAAGATCGTCGGCGCGGCCGCCGAGAAGGGCGCCGATCTCGCCTCCTGCGTGGCGCTCGGCGAGCGCGTCAACGCGCAGACGCGCTCGATGGGCGTCGCGCTGACCAGCTGCACCGTCCCGGCCGCGGGCACGCCGACCTTTGCGCTGGGCGAAGACGAGATGGAGATGGGGGTCGGCATTCACGGCGAGCCGGGACGCCGCCGCGTCAAGCTGGCAGCGGCTGATGCGATCGCCGCCGAGATGACGACGGCCATTGCGGAGGATCTCGGCGCGCGTGCCGGGGCCGAGGCGCTGCTGCTCGTCAACGGTTTCGGCGGCACGCCGACGATCGAGCTCTATTTGATGTACAACGCGGCGCGCCGGATGCTCGAAAGTCGTGGCCTGCGCATCGCCCGTTCGCTGGTTGGCAGTTACGCCACCTCGCTGGACATGGCGGGTTGCTCGCTCACCGTGAGCCTGCTCGATGCCGAAACGGCCGCGCTCTGGGACGCGCCCGTGCGCACGGCTGCGTTGAGATGGTAA
- the ptsP gene encoding phosphoenolpyruvate--protein phosphotransferase, with translation MQGGAAGLAYRGRTASIGFAHGPLVRVDAGAAGERVAGTLVEEALALRNAIDVASGQIADLAASAGGEAAQILEFQVALLEDEDLIEAIFGAIGEGRPADIAWRSTLDAHIADYNSAPDDYLKARSSDLADLRDRVIHILGGDQDQPLKIPSGGVVCADDLPPSRFLEIDWSGGGGLALLRGSPTSHVAMLARARGIPMVVQLGAIPDTGTTALLDGEGATLELDPSVEQVRTFEKRRDSHRKSRASARAILRRPTASWRGEHIKLLINIQRVEDLEHADAQYADGIGLMRTEFLLAGRSDLPDEEAQFQAYDEVLHWAGQRPVTIRTFDAGGDKPVPGFTLDGEANPFLGVRGLRLCLARPEIFAVQLRALARAAVRGNLKVMFPMVTSADELEAGRKLFADVVQRLQADGIAAMLPELGIMVEVPAAALAIASFKASFFSIGSNDLAQYVLACDRSNGALALLMDPLHPAVLELIARTAEHGRRAAIGVSLCGDMAGDPRCLPALLNCGLRELSVNASALAQIKQTIDRLSGGGGLG, from the coding sequence ATGCAGGGCGGCGCTGCAGGGCTGGCCTACCGCGGCAGGACCGCCTCGATCGGCTTTGCCCACGGCCCGTTGGTCCGTGTCGACGCGGGCGCGGCCGGCGAGCGAGTGGCCGGCACGCTGGTCGAGGAGGCGCTGGCCCTGCGCAATGCGATCGACGTCGCGAGCGGGCAGATCGCCGATCTTGCCGCCAGCGCCGGCGGCGAAGCCGCGCAGATTCTCGAATTCCAGGTCGCGCTGCTGGAGGATGAGGATTTGATCGAGGCGATCTTCGGGGCGATCGGCGAGGGACGTCCCGCCGATATCGCATGGCGCTCGACGCTCGACGCCCACATCGCCGACTACAATTCCGCACCGGACGACTATCTGAAGGCGCGTTCCTCCGATCTCGCGGATTTGCGCGATCGGGTGATCCACATTCTGGGCGGCGACCAGGACCAGCCGCTGAAGATCCCGAGCGGGGGCGTGGTCTGTGCTGACGATCTGCCGCCATCGCGATTCCTCGAGATTGACTGGTCCGGCGGCGGCGGCTTGGCGCTGTTGCGCGGCAGCCCGACCAGTCATGTCGCGATGCTGGCGCGGGCGCGCGGCATCCCGATGGTGGTGCAGCTCGGTGCCATTCCGGACACCGGCACCACGGCACTGCTCGACGGCGAAGGCGCGACGCTGGAGCTCGATCCCAGCGTCGAGCAGGTCCGCACGTTCGAGAAGCGACGCGACAGCCATCGCAAGAGCAGGGCATCCGCGCGCGCGATCCTGCGGCGGCCGACGGCCTCGTGGCGCGGCGAGCACATCAAGCTCCTCATCAACATCCAGCGCGTCGAGGATCTCGAACATGCCGACGCGCAATATGCCGACGGCATCGGCCTGATGCGCACCGAGTTCCTGCTCGCCGGGCGGAGCGATCTGCCGGACGAGGAGGCCCAATTCCAGGCCTATGACGAGGTGTTGCATTGGGCCGGCCAGCGGCCGGTCACCATCCGCACCTTCGATGCGGGCGGCGACAAGCCGGTGCCGGGCTTCACGCTGGACGGCGAAGCCAATCCGTTCCTCGGGGTGCGCGGCCTGCGGCTGTGCCTTGCCCGGCCCGAGATCTTTGCGGTTCAGCTCCGCGCGCTGGCGCGGGCCGCGGTGCGCGGCAATCTCAAGGTCATGTTCCCGATGGTCACGTCGGCGGACGAGCTCGAGGCGGGGCGGAAGCTGTTCGCCGATGTCGTGCAGCGCTTGCAGGCGGACGGCATTGCCGCGATGCTGCCCGAGCTCGGAATCATGGTCGAGGTTCCGGCGGCGGCCCTGGCGATTGCGAGCTTCAAGGCGTCCTTCTTCTCGATCGGCTCGAACGATCTCGCGCAATATGTCCTGGCCTGCGATCGTTCCAACGGAGCTCTCGCCCTCCTGATGGATCCGCTGCATCCGGCAGTGCTCGAACTGATCGCGCGGACCGCGGAGCATGGGCGGCGCGCTGCGATCGGCGTCAGCCTGTGTGGCGACATGGCGGGTGATCCGCGCTGCCTGCCGGCCCTGCTGAATTGCGGGCTGCGCGAACTCTCGGTCAACGCATCGGCGCTGGCGCAGATCAAGCAGACCATCGACCGGCTGAGCGGTGGAGGCGGCCTTGGCTGA
- a CDS encoding HPr family phosphocarrier protein: MLDKADGQIVTGNVRLVHAVGMHARPAVKLTKLAKKFQAQISVRVADAPEWINAKSVAKIMAMRAAHGSTIEIKASGSDAEAAVAALVDLIASDFPDGAP, encoded by the coding sequence ATGCTTGATAAAGCGGACGGACAAATCGTTACCGGCAATGTGCGGCTGGTGCATGCGGTCGGCATGCACGCGCGCCCCGCGGTCAAGCTGACCAAGCTCGCCAAGAAGTTCCAGGCGCAGATCTCCGTGCGGGTCGCGGACGCGCCGGAATGGATCAACGCCAAGAGCGTGGCCAAGATCATGGCGATGCGCGCCGCACACGGCAGCACGATCGAGATCAAGGCCTCCGGCAGCGATGCCGAGGCTGCGGTCGCGGCGCTGGTCGATCTGATCGCAAGCGATTTCCCGGATGGAGCACCGTAG
- a CDS encoding carbohydrate ABC transporter permease, with the protein MTAAVAKSTAHSIVEASPRTKAFAGTLVILYALITILPLLWIVATAFKSQSDAIAYPPKVIFEPTLEGYVNLFTVRTRQTPDFIAKLPAPETWYDKLVRKHDMVIAGPSKVVPRFVNSLIIGFGSTFLAVFLGTLAAYAFSRFRIPLADDLLFFILSTRMMPPVAVAIPIYLMYRQLNLTDTRLGMILLYTAVNVSLAVWLLKGFIDEIPREYEEAALVDGYTRLQALRKVVLPQAVTGIAATAIFCLIFSWNEYAFAVLLTSGEAQTMPPFIPFIIGEGGQDWPAVAAATTLFVVPIVMFTVLLRKHLLRGITFGAVRK; encoded by the coding sequence ATGACCGCTGCTGTTGCCAAATCCACCGCACATTCGATCGTCGAGGCCTCGCCGCGCACCAAGGCGTTCGCCGGCACCCTCGTCATCCTCTATGCGTTGATCACGATCCTGCCGCTGCTCTGGATCGTCGCCACCGCCTTCAAGTCGCAAAGCGATGCCATCGCCTATCCGCCCAAGGTGATCTTCGAGCCGACCCTCGAAGGCTATGTCAACCTGTTCACGGTGCGCACCCGCCAGACACCCGATTTCATCGCCAAGTTGCCGGCGCCGGAGACCTGGTATGACAAGCTCGTGCGCAAGCATGACATGGTGATTGCCGGGCCGTCCAAGGTCGTGCCGCGCTTCGTCAATTCGCTGATCATCGGCTTCGGGTCGACCTTCCTCGCCGTCTTCCTCGGCACGCTCGCGGCCTACGCGTTCTCGCGCTTCCGGATTCCGCTGGCCGACGATCTCTTGTTCTTCATCCTGTCGACGCGGATGATGCCGCCGGTCGCGGTCGCGATCCCGATCTATTTGATGTACCGGCAGCTCAATCTGACCGACACCAGGCTCGGCATGATCCTGCTCTACACCGCCGTGAATGTCTCGCTCGCGGTCTGGCTGCTCAAGGGCTTCATCGACGAGATCCCGCGGGAGTACGAGGAGGCTGCGCTCGTCGACGGCTATACGCGGCTGCAGGCGCTGCGCAAGGTGGTGCTGCCGCAGGCCGTCACCGGAATTGCGGCGACCGCGATCTTCTGCCTGATCTTCTCCTGGAACGAGTACGCCTTCGCGGTTCTGCTGACCAGCGGCGAGGCGCAGACCATGCCGCCCTTCATCCCCTTCATCATCGGTGAGGGCGGGCAGGACTGGCCGGCGGTTGCCGCCGCGACCACGCTGTTCGTCGTCCCGATCGTCATGTTCACCGTGTTGTTGCGCAAGCATCTGCTGCGCGGCATCACCTTCGGAGCGGTGCGCAAATGA
- a CDS encoding ABC transporter ATP-binding protein, whose translation MAQIRIENLRKSFDQFTAVEGSTFTIDDGTFFALLGPSGCGKTTTLRMIAGLELPTEGKILLDGEDVTFHRAAARDIAFVFQLFALYPHMNVGQNIGFPLKCQGMARHEIRERVQETARMLRIEHLLSSKTSKLSGGDRQRVALGRAMVRRPKAFLMDEPLGALDAEFRHLMCGELRDLHDRIKATTVYVTHDQLEAMSMADQIAIMNKGRVEQIGTPQEVYDRPASMFVADFIGSPPMNFLRFDGGLRSGDRAIDFHDTRLAVPEIREDRASAPLALGVRPEHIRFADAGPVRGEVFGAEYLGTTQIVTVDTAYGRVAARLPSSASVRIGETIGLEFNSERLALFDIGSGLAIRTASEEGVRHG comes from the coding sequence ATGGCACAGATCCGCATCGAGAACCTGCGCAAATCGTTCGATCAGTTCACGGCGGTGGAAGGCTCGACCTTCACCATCGACGACGGCACCTTCTTCGCACTGCTCGGCCCCTCCGGCTGCGGCAAGACCACCACGTTGCGCATGATCGCCGGCCTCGAGCTGCCGACCGAGGGCAAGATCCTGCTCGACGGCGAGGACGTCACCTTCCACCGCGCCGCCGCCCGCGACATCGCCTTCGTGTTCCAGCTGTTTGCGCTCTATCCGCACATGAATGTCGGGCAGAACATCGGCTTTCCACTGAAGTGCCAGGGCATGGCGAGGCACGAGATTCGCGAACGGGTGCAGGAGACCGCGCGGATGCTGCGGATCGAGCATCTGCTGTCGAGCAAGACATCAAAGCTCTCGGGTGGCGACCGCCAGCGCGTCGCGCTCGGGCGCGCCATGGTGCGTCGCCCGAAGGCCTTCCTGATGGACGAGCCGCTGGGTGCGCTCGACGCCGAGTTCCGCCATCTGATGTGCGGCGAGCTACGCGACCTGCACGATCGCATCAAGGCGACCACGGTCTATGTCACCCATGACCAGCTCGAAGCGATGTCGATGGCCGACCAGATTGCGATCATGAACAAGGGGCGTGTCGAGCAGATCGGCACGCCGCAGGAGGTCTATGACCGGCCCGCCAGCATGTTCGTCGCGGACTTCATCGGCTCGCCGCCGATGAACTTCCTGCGCTTCGACGGCGGCCTGCGATCCGGTGACCGGGCGATCGATTTCCACGACACCAGGCTCGCGGTGCCCGAGATCCGCGAGGACCGCGCGAGCGCGCCGCTGGCGCTCGGGGTTCGTCCGGAGCATATCCGCTTCGCCGACGCCGGACCCGTTCGCGGCGAGGTGTTCGGCGCGGAATATCTCGGCACCACGCAGATCGTCACTGTCGACACGGCGTATGGGCGGGTCGCGGCGCGGCTGCCGTCCAGCGCCTCGGTGCGGATCGGCGAGACCATCGGCCTCGAATTCAACTCCGAGCGGCTCGCGCTGTTCGATATCGGCAGCGGCCTTGCGATCAGGACCGCCAGCGAGGAGGGCGTGCGCCATGGCTGA
- a CDS encoding class II aldolase/adducin family protein, with translation MTDSELQLREAIIAKCRWMNATGLNQGTSGNISARHGNTMLISPSATPYDLLTPDMIAAMPIEGEYGSWRGPLKPSTEWRFHLDIMKARPDVGGIVHTHATYSTVLAIARKEIPACHYMMAAFGGMNVRVADYARFGTKELSEHALKALENRTACLLANHGMIATGTSLDKAMWLAVELETIARQYYLSLAIGGPVLLSEADISETAAAFGSYGVQDPPVKANATP, from the coding sequence ATGACCGACAGTGAACTTCAGTTGCGCGAGGCGATCATCGCGAAATGCCGCTGGATGAATGCCACGGGGCTGAACCAGGGCACGTCCGGAAATATCTCCGCCCGCCACGGTAACACCATGCTGATTTCACCGTCGGCAACGCCTTACGACCTGCTCACGCCCGATATGATCGCGGCAATGCCGATCGAAGGCGAATACGGATCATGGCGCGGTCCGCTCAAGCCCTCCACCGAATGGCGCTTCCATCTCGACATCATGAAAGCGCGACCCGACGTCGGAGGTATCGTCCATACCCATGCGACCTATTCCACCGTGCTGGCGATCGCGCGCAAGGAGATCCCGGCATGCCACTACATGATGGCGGCCTTTGGCGGCATGAACGTGCGTGTTGCCGACTATGCCAGGTTCGGCACCAAGGAACTATCCGAGCATGCACTGAAAGCGCTGGAGAATCGCACCGCCTGCCTGCTGGCCAATCACGGAATGATCGCCACGGGGACATCACTGGACAAGGCGATGTGGCTGGCGGTCGAACTCGAGACCATTGCCCGGCAATATTATCTCTCCCTGGCGATCGGTGGACCGGTATTGCTGAGCGAGGCCGACATCAGCGAAACCGCCGCTGCATTTGGCAGCTACGGCGTACAGGATCCGCCGGTCAAGGCGAACGCAACACCATAA